The genomic region GTAAAAATCCTACATAACACCTAAAACCGATGCAAAAAATCGATGTATTGCTTTATTCTTTGTTCTTGGTATCTATGAGTATGGTAACCGGACCATCGTTGAGCAGGTCTACTTTCATGTCGGCGCCAAAAATTCCTGTGCCGACTTTTTTGCCCAAATCGGTTTCCACCTGTTTTATAAATGCTTCGTATAACGGAACTGCAATATGTGGTTTGGCCGCTTTAATGTACGAAGGTCGGTTTCCTTTTTTGGTCGCGGCATGCAACGTAAATTGGCTAACCACGATGATATCACCACCTGTGTTCAACAAAGATTCATTCATAAGACCTTCCCCGTCATCAAAAATACGAAGGTTTACGATTTTTTTGGACAACCATTCAACATCTTCCGGATCATCGCTTGCTTCTATCCCCAAGAGAACCAAGACCCCTTCACCCATTTGGGAAATTACTTCTGAATCTACTTTTACGCTAGCTCTAGCCACTCTTTGGATTACCGCTCTCATTTTTTTTCGCCATATAGGTCGATCCTGTAATTTTCATCTTCACCCGTTATCATTTGCACATAGCTCCTGTAACGGCTCCATGAGACCTTATTATCTTCCAAAGCATCTTTTACCGCACATTTAGGTTCGTCCAAATGCATGCAGTTGTTGAATTTGCAATGTTCTTTTAATTCGAAGAATTCCGGAAAATAATCCCCTATTTCCGAAGGTTGCATATCTACAATACCAAAACCTTTTATGCCAGGTGTATCAATTATTCTGCCATCAAAATCCAAATCGAACATTTCCGCAAATGTGGTCGTGTGCTGCCCTTGCAGGTGTTGCTGTGATATTTCAGCGGTCTTTAATGTCAGGTTAGGGTCTATCGCATTTATCAAAGTTGATTTGCCTACGCCAGAATGGCCCGCGAACATACTGGTCTTTTTTAGCATAAGCTCTTTGACCTTGTTTACATTTTTCCCTGTTTTTGCCGATATGCCGATACAGGTATATCCTATTTTTCTATATAAGGCGGCGAGGTATTTTATCTCGGTCAATTCATCATCATTATAAACATCTATTTTATTAAAAAGTAATACAGCTGGTATGTGATAGGCCTCGGCGGTAACCAAAAATCGATCGATAAAAATACTGTAAGTAACAGGGTTGTTCAAGGTTACCAAAAGAAAAACCTGATCTAAATTTGCCGCTATTATATGAGTTTGTTTGGAAAGATTTACGGACTTACGGATGATATAGTTCTTTCTATCTACTATATCGGATATGACACCCAAGGTTTCATCTCCCGTATTTTCAAGCTCAAATACAACAACGTCCCCCACGGCAACCGGATTAGTACTTTTTATACCTTTAATACGTAGTTTTCCCTTTATTCTACACTCGTAAAAAACACCTTTATCTGTCTTTACATTGTACCAACTGCCAGTGGATTTATATACGGTTCCTATCATTTTTTAGACCTGTCATCAATAATTACAAAATAACAGCTTTTTTAAAGGAATACTATTCTTTTCTAAGTCTTTCAATACGATATGGTACAATAAACCGTATTTAAATGTAACAAAATTTGAAAAGAACCGTTTTAACAATTATATTGCTTTTTTAACATTTTAATCATTACTTAATAAATCTTAAATTAAATCATCACCAATGAAAAAAGTATTCCTAATTGCCAGCCTATTTGCATTGTTTGCATTTGACGCAAACGCACAACAGTTTAAAGTTATCACCAGTGTAGAGTCCATAGTACCTAACGGTTTGGGACGATCCAGAATCATAAGTGCCAACGAAGAAAAAGATTACACCGAATATACCTCTACCCAAACCGAAGATGACAATACCCGAAACAAATCCAAAAGAGGAGAAATTCGTGTAAAAGCCTTTGATGAAACCAAATTATTGAACTTCTTTAATATTGGTGGTATCCGTTTTCAGAATATTGCGGCCAATGATGCCCTTATCACCTCTAAAATAAACGCCATGGTCGCCGAAGGTTGGGAACTGGCTTTTGTAACCAGTGCTGTTGAAAGTGCCGGTAAGGGAGATAACCAAGGTATTTTCATTACCCGATATATCTTTAAAAGATAGGTAGTAAATAGTATACCATAAGAAAGCCCGGTGTTAAACACCGGGCTTTCTTATTTTGGGTCGTAATGCGATTATCTAATCCTTCATGTATATTCGCCCACCTGCAAAGGTTCTTTTATTGACTTCTTTAGGATTGCCATAAACATACACGTCACCACCTGCTTTTACCTTAATATCTATTTTATCGGAAGCATGTACTTCAGCTTCGCCGGCAGCCGTGATTTTTACGCTAGACACAGCGGATTTCAAATCCCTACCTTCGAATATACCACCCGTATTCAGCACTATATTTTGGCGTTTTGCCAAACCGGAAACTTCAAGGATGCCGCCCGTTACCGCTCTCATATCCACGTTATCTACATTTAGCCCAGCTTTTATCCTCGCCCCTTCTTGCGCTCGCAACTCAATATAATCCTGCTCCATAAGTGCATTACAGGTTATTTGCGCCCCTTCGTTTGCATCAATGATATCCAATTGTGTGTAATATACCTCTATAAAAGTATCTTCTCCCGTAAATTTTTTCTCAAGTTCCATACGTAGTTTCAACACACCATTTTTATTCACGAATTTGATATCATCAACGTTTTCGCCCTTGATTAAGATTCGGTTTTCGTCAGATTTGATAAGGTTTACTTCAACAAGGTCAAATACCTTTACTTCGTTAAAATTACCTACCTCTTTGTCAACAATGCGTTGAGCATTTACATTGACTGCTAAAATCGTTATAAAAAATACTATTGCTTTTTTCATTTTATCTCGTTTTTGATTTCTCTAAAGATAGATTCAAAATTGATTTGTTACAGTTTTTTCAACTTTTTAAAAAACAAACTGTTTATACTATTTTCTTTTGCTTGGCATATTGTTTGATACTAAAAGGATAAACCGACATCATGTACAAAAACTACTTCTTTATCAGCTTTGGTCTCAGCTTTTTTCTGAGCATAGCACAAAACCAACTCACTGCCACCAATGATACAGCAAATACAATTGTACTTACAGAAGCCTCAAGCGAGGTTACCATCAATGATGTATGGGAAAACAAACTAAAAATAGGCATCTACACCTTGCAAGGTGACTACATTAAAGAAATATACCCTAGTACGGTACAGGGTACAAGAAATAACGGGGCACTGCTATCAACAATTACATTTTGGATGGTTCCCTATACCAGTAAGGCATTTGTGCCCCACGCACGTTCGTCGAATACAGTAGAACAACAAGAATTTATTTTCAGTTTTCCGATAGGAAATCAAGATGTGATATCAAACAATTTGGATAACGAATGGTTTAGAACAGCATCTTCGCCCTATGAGTTCGTGCTATTGAGATTAAAAAGTAAAAAAGGACGAAACATACGACAGTTCACTACAAGCTCCGGAAGCTGGTTGGGCATACGCAATGGCATCGACCCGAAAAAAGTGGTACAGTTCTCTATTGAGCCACTAGAAAATAACATGTACCGCATTGTACCCTCAACCCGGTTAGTAGCTGGCGAGTATTGCTTTATATACCAAGGTGGCATTCCGAACAATAGCTTTGAGAACAAGTTGATTTTTGACTTTTCTATCAAATAAACAATCAAGAATCCAAATCTACGACCCAAGGAATAGAGTATCGTTACCTTGGTTCGAGTAATTTTAAAATTTGGGCACTATTTTGAATTGGACATGATTTTTATCAAAACAGCAAATACTTTGCATAAAAAAACCCGATCGAAATCGGGTTGTTTAAATTTATGAGTTAATAACTTTCTCTTGATGATTGATGGATTCCTGGTGAATGGCCTTGAACATCTTAAGCACAAACTCCTCGCTAAGCCCTTTGGATTCACCTTCAAGAATCATGGCACCCAAAATCTGGTTCCATCTATTGGACTGAAGCACGGCTACGTTCTTCTGCTTTTTGAGCTCTCCGATACTATCCGAGATTTTCATCCTTTTCCCCATGGTGTCTATCAATTGGGAATCAATAACATCGATTTGTGCACGTAGGTTGCTCAACTTGCTATTGTATTCCGCTTCTTCGTCGGTTTCTTTGCGTATCCTTAAATCTTTCATAATCTGTACTAATTTTGCCGGGGTCACTTGCTGCGCGGCATCGCTCCACGCATTGTCCGGGTCAAAATGTGTTTCGATCATCAAACCGTCAAAATTCAAATCCAACGCGGTTTGCGAAACATCAAAAATCATATCCCTTTTCCCGGTAATGTGCGAAGGGTCGTTGATCAAGGGCAAGTCGGGAAATTTATTCTGGAACTCAATGGCCAATTGCCATTCCGGAATATTTCTGTATTTTGTTTTCTCATAGGTAGAAAATCCTCTATGGATGGCTCCTAATTTTTTGATACCTGCCGTATGCAAGCGTTCTATACCTCCCAACCATAAGGCTAAATCGGGATTTACAGGATTTTTCACCAAAACAATTTTGTCTGTACCCTGCAAAGCATCGGCCAATTCTTGCATGATAAACGGACTAACCGTTGATCGTGCACCGATCCATAACAGATCAACATCATGCTCTAAGGCCAATTCCACATGGGCACGGTTGGCAACCTCGGTTGCGGTTTTTAAGCCGGTTTCCTGCTTTACTTTTTGCAACCATTTTAAACCCAAAGCACCTACGCCTTCAAAATTACCAGGGCGCGTTCTTGGCTTCCAGATTCCTGCACGGTAATAGTTTACATCGGTATCTTTAAGTTCGTGTGCAATTTTCAGCACTTGTTCCTCGGTTTCGGCACTACATGGTCCTGCGATTACCAGGGGATGGTCCAATTTCATATCATCCAACCATGTTCTCATTTCTCTTGTATTCTCCATTACTTATATTTTTTGTTTAATGGTATTCCGTTTAATATTCCCTTTATCTTATTCGTGTCGTTCATTGCCTTGTATATTCCCTCATAATCCCCCTGCTCCAATAGTGCCTTGAACTCTTTTAGATTTTGGATGTACTCTTCCAAAGTTTCCACCACGTTATCTTTATTTTGCTCAAAAATAGGGGTCCACATGGCCGGGGAACTTTTGGCAAGGCGAACGGTACTTTCAAATCCACTACCGGCCATATCAAAAATATCGCGTTCGTTTTTTTCTTTTTCGATGACCGTTTTTCCCAGCATAAAGGAGCTGATATGGGATAAATGGGAAACATAGGCGATATGTTTATCATGTGCCTCTGCATTCATATATCGTATTCGCATTCCCATATCCTTAAACAATTGCAAAGCTTTTTCCTGTAATTTGAACGCTGTTTTTTCTACTTCGCAAATGATATTTGTTTTCCCATCATATAACCCATTTATGGCCGCAGAGGGGCCAGAAAATTCTGTTCCGGCTATAGGATGGCAAGCTAAAAAATTTCTTCGTTTCGGATGGTTTTCCAATGTTCTACAAATCAATTTTTTGGTTGAACCACCATCAAAAACAATACAATCGTCATGTACTGCATCCAGTATTCTGGGCAACTCGCTTACCAAAGCGTTTACAGGAATGGAAACCATAACCATATCTGCTTTGTTCAATTCGGAATGATCCGATTTTACATCGATAAGATTCAAGGCCTGTGCTTGGTCTAAGTGCGACTCATTGGTATCAATACCATAGATGGTAACATCTTGGCGCAAACGTTTTATATCCTTTGCGAAAGAACCTCCGATCAAACCGATACCGATTACAAATACATTCATTTTTTTAAGATTCTAGATATTGGAATTGAGATTTTAGATACATTTTGATCTAGCGTTTTAAAATCTCACGTCCCATATCTCTTTTCTAAAATCTACTGATCGCTTCCTTTATCTTTTCTTCGGTAACACATAACGAAAACCGAATATACCCTTCACCGTTACTACCAAATATAGTACCCGGAGCTATGAAAATATCCTTATCATACAGTACTTCATCAATAAAGTCCTCAGCTGCTTTGCTACCTTTGGGCAGTTTTGCCCATACAAACATACCGGCAGCATTTGGGTCATACTCACAGTTCAACAATTCAACCAATTTAAATAGCGAACTACGCCTTGATGCATACAAGGCATCTAACTTCTTAAACCACTCATCCGAACTTTTCAATGCGGTTATGGCGCCTTTTTGAATTCCATAAAACATGCCTGAATCCATATTGCTCTTTACCTTAAGTATCGAGTTGATGTGTTCGGCACTTCCAGCAACCATGCCGACACGCCATCCGGCCATATTAAAAGTTTTGCTGAGCGAATTTAGTTCAAGTGCGGTATCCTTAGCATCGGGTACTTGTAAGATACTGGTGGGATTATTATTCAAAACAAAACTGTATGGGTTGTCATTTACCAACAATATGCTATGCTTTTTGGCAAAATTGACAAGTTTGCCCATGGCTTTATCGCTAATGGTAGCACCTGTGGGCATATTGGGATAACTTATCCACATTATCTTTACTTTGGACAGATTTTCTTCAGACAGTGCCTGCAAATTGGGCAACCAGGCACCTGCCTCGGTTAAATCATACATTCTTGGAACGGCACCGACCAATTTCGTGACCGAAGTATAGGTCGGGTAGCCAGGGTTGGGAATGAGCACCTCATCTCCTGGGTTTAAAAAGGCCATACTAATATGCATTATGCCTTCTTTTGAACCCATTAAGGGGAGTATTTCATTGGCTCCATCCAAATGGACCCCAAACTTTTTAAGGTAAAAGGTTGACATGGCAGTTCTCAATTCGGGCAACCCCTGATAGCTTTGGTATTGGTGCGCCCCGTTTTCCAATACGGCATCTTGAATACTTTGTATAATTTCTTCGGAAGGTGCCAAATCGGGACTGCCGATACCCATATTGATAATAGGTCTGCCATTGGCAATTAGCCCTCGTACTTCCCTCAATTTTTTGGAGAAGTAGTATTCCTCAACAGTTTTTAATCTATCAGCCGTAGTTATCATATTCTGGCATTTTTATATTCTCCAAGCACCCTAAAATCCTCAGTCATAATATGAAGCAGCGATTTTGCTTTTTCAAAGCTATCATAGGCATCAAAGGTTATATCCACGAAAAAAGCATACTTCCACGGTGTTTCTATAATGGGAAGGGACTGAATTTTGGTAAGGTTCAAATTACAATCGCTCATCACGTTAAGTACCGTTGCCAAACTACCTCGTTTATGATCGGTAACAAAACGTAAGGATGCTTTGTTGATTTCCGTTTTGGGAAGCTCCTTATTTTGTGTTTTGACCACGATAAAGCGGGTAGAATTATTGGTGATCGTCTGTATTTCGGAAGCAATGATATCCAAATCATACAATTGGGCGGCAGCTTTGGGGGCTATGGCAGCTATTTTATGTAGCTTTTCCCTTTGTATTCTTTGTGCGGTTTCTGCCGTATCCACGGCTTCAACGAGTTTAATGTGCGAATGTGCCTTTAAAAATTCCTTGCATTGCAATAGGGCCATTGGGTGTGAGTGTACCTCTTCGATATCTTCCATTGTTTGCCCTTTGTACACCATCAAATTATGGTGTATGTTCAAATAGTGTTCACCGATGATGTGCAAATTGTTTTGATACACCAATGCATAGTTGGGAATAATAGAACCTGCGATTGAGTTTTCAATGGCCATGACCCCCTTATCGGCTCTTCTGTTCAGCACATGATCCACCAAACTATCGAACGAAAGGCATTCGACCAACGCTATATCTTCCCCAAAATAATCTTTGGCCACTTGATGGTGATTAGAGCCCCTTATGCCCTGTATGGCTATTTTTAAACTCATTGGCTTTTATTTGAACCCTAAAACTGCTTCAGGATTGTCCAAAACACGGTTTTAAACAAAAAAAAAGCCCCGTTTTTCACGAGACTTCAATTGTTATATTTTTAGCATATACTACAACAGCCCCGTACTTCTCTTAAAAAAGAAGTAGAAGTAAAAACCGTTCCAGAAATATTGCTTTGTCATTTTGCTTGTAAAACTTTGGCTAAAGTACTAATTAAATCTAAAAATCAAATTTTACGCCTCTTTTTTTTGGATTTTTTTTATTTGTGCCGTATTCATTCCTTTTTGTATCAAAAAACATTGCCATTTTTAAGAATACCGAATTTATCAGAATGATTATGAATTGCTTAATTTTGGTTTAAAACAGAACACATGTCCATATTTGTCAAAAGTATTTCCAAATCATTTGGTACGCAAAAAGCCTTGGATGCCATATCTTTTTCCATTAACAAGGGAGAAATCGTTGGTTTTCTTGGACCCAATGGTGCGGGAAAATCTACCCTTATGAAAATTTTGACCACATACCATCAGGCAGATGAAGGAGAGGCTAAAGTAAATGATTTTGATGTACTTACGGATACAAAAAACGTTCGGCAGAGTATTGGCTACCTACCCGAACATAACCCGTTATATTTAGATATGTACGTAAAGGAGTATTTGGCGTTCAATGCCGATGTATACAAGGTAAGTAAAGATAAAATCACCGAGGTCATCAAAAAAACCGGGCTGCAGCCGGAAGCCCACAAAAAAATCGGACAACTTTCAAAAGGATATAGACAACGTGTTGGATTGGCCGCAGCATTGCTTCATGATCCCGATGTGTTGATTTTGGATGAACCTACGACCGGACTTGACCCAAATCAATTACTTGAAATCAGGAAACTGATCAAAGGTATAGGAAAAGAGAAAACCATTTTGCTCTCTACGCATATCATGAAAGAGGTAGAAGCGGTCTGTGACCGTGTACTTATCATAAATAAAGGTGTTTTGGTCGCCGATAAAAAACTTTCGGACCTTAGGGATGAAGAGGAACAGATTATTGAAGTGGAATTTGATTATCGTGTAGAAGAAGCCTTTTTGAACAAACTACCGCATGTAACACATGTAAAGAACGTAACGGGGTTTGTATATGAAATCACTTTTAATACAACGACCGATATGCGACCGGCCGTATTTGACTTTGCCCATGACAACGAATTGAAAACACTACAATTGAACAAGAAGAATAGAAATCTGGAAAGTCTGTTTACCGAATTAACCAGTTAGACCTAAAACCCGCTGGTATTTGGATTGTATCGATACATTTATCTATCGCTATTTTTTTCGCTTTCAACGACTATAGCAATCTCATCGGTAGTTTTGATGGTATCTTCTTTTACGAATTCGGGTTCGGTATTTTGTTCGGAAGAGCTTAGCTTAAAAAGAACTACCGTTAAAATAAGCAGCATAAATAATAGACCTGATTTTCGCATCGTAGTTTATTTACAATCGTGAAATTAGGTTTTTTGATTCCTTACTTTCCGTTTTTTCTATAAACTGCCTAAAAATCAGGTTTAGTGGTTCCCGTTCTGGGGCTGTATTTATGTATACTTTGTAAATTTTTGATGCATCTATCGTATTCTGTCCAAATTTTCATCAACATTTTTATTTTTATAATCTGGTTCTTTGGTCTTTCCAAAAGAATATTTCATTGAAAAAGCGACCTCTTGGGCATCTACGAAGTACACTCCTTCGGCATTTACCCCATTAATTGAATAGCGCTCTTCGAAATTCATGGCTTTGGTGATGTCATTAAAACGCAAAGAACATTTTAGTCTGTCAAAAAAAGTTTTGGTAATGGCCGCATTGAGCACTAGCATGGGGTTTCTCTCAAAAATACCTTCGGAACGTTTTGTCAACCCCCAGCCCCCTAAAGAAATCACGGTATCTTTTCGGAGTTTAAATTGATGGTCAGTATATAAATATAGATAAGGTCTTATTGATGTGCTTGTAGCGGAAGCATCTCGTATATTTTTAGTTGATATAGAGACCGTATTGGATGAAGTCCATATCCCTTTGGTCATCGGAGCGGTGAAATTGATATCGATACCCGATTCCCTTTCAAGGTTTTTAAGGGAAAAAACAGCCCTATCGTCACCCGCCGTATAGCTAATCGTATAATACATAGGGTTTTTGCGTTTATAATATTCAATTGAAATTGAGTTCTTGGCGAACTGGTATACCACTGATAATTCATCGGTCAGCGTAGGAAGTAGGTTTACATTCCCTTCCCCTTCCAAAAACGGATTGAAAAATACTTGGATGGAACTTGCGTTGGAATAATTGGGCCGGTCTATACTCTTTGCATAGTTGAAAGTTATGTTCTTGGTACTATCCAAAGCAACGGTCAGGTTCGCTTTGGGAAACAGATTTGTGTTTTTTCTGTTAACCAACGGTATGTCCTCCGCTTCTTCCTCGCCTTGCACGACATTGTTTTCAATACGTAGCCCCGCACTAAAATCTATCTTTTCGCTTATTTTTCCGGATAATGTTGAATATCCGGCAATATTCTTTTCAGAATAATCGTAGTCTATATCCAAAATCGCATCCGTTTCCAAAAATTCATTATTGGTCAAGGCATTGGCTCTCGCATCGCTTATGTTTGCCCCAAATTCCCACTTTAGGCCTTGGGTCAGAGCTTCGTCAAAATCCAATCGATATGCCAGCACATTAATGCGATAACGTTGTTTGCGTAGTTCGGATATGACAAATTCAGTAGCATTGAAATTATTGGCGATTTCAGTATTCAGACGCTGATCATAGGATGAGTATTGCAACCCAGCGAACATATTTGTCTTGGCACTTAGCTTTTTTTGATAATTTAAATTGCCGCTGATAAAATCCTTTATGTTTTCATTGTCCGTTTCTGTGATGATATCATCTTCATTGGTGCCCTGCCTTAAAAAAGTATCCGTATCAATTATAGCATTGTTGTCTTGCAAACGGTGCGTTACATTTGCAGAAAAATAATCCGTATCGTTAATTTGGTAGAATAGGCCACCGCCTGAATTTATCTCTACCCTGTCATTCTTATCGACCAAAATAAGATAATCCGAAAGTATGTTGGCATCAGGAATGGCAAATTCAAATTGATGGCTTTCCCATTGCAACAAGTCGTTGTATGCTAAATTAGCTTTTAGCGTTACTTTTCCCTTTTTATAACTACCGTTGATATCGCTATACTTATTGAAATTGCGTTTAAATGATAATGTTTCGGAGAGGTTAACCTTACCGCCTTCTATATTATTTATCTTTCTGGTTATCAAAAGTACCGCCCTACCGTTAGCCTCGTACTTTGCGGAAGGGTTCCGAATAATCTCGATAGAACTGATATCATCCACAGCCACTGCATAAAACTCTTCCATTGAAATACGTTGATTACCCATATACATCAAGGGAGCACCTTTACCCAATACCGAAACCGATTCCCTATCGGCACTTACTTGAAGACTTGGAAGCCTCGACAACAATTCCATAGGGTCGGGAATCGATGAAAACACGGGGTTGGTCACATCTATTTTTAAATCCCCCCTCTTGTTGGTTGTGATAGGTTTTGCAGCTATAACCGCTACTTCTTCCAAAGTGGTAGTGCTAGGCTCTAACTTTATGGATAATCCTTTGTTCCTATCTACAATTAAATTTCGCTCATAGGTCTCAAAACCCAAACTTGAAATTTGTATCCGATACGTTCCGGACGCAATATCCTCCAACTTGAAACCCAATTCGTTCAAAATGGTATACTTTATAAGTGTGTTGTCTTTATCGGCCAAAAGAAGTACGTCCCCAACGGTAATCATCTTGTTATCATTGTCCAAGACCCTGCCCGTAATGGTAAATGATGTCTGCGCATTGATCAAACTGCAGAACAGAACAAGAAAGAGAAAACTATTTTTTTGCAATGTATTGTTTTGCTTTGCAATTACGTACAAAACAGATTTTGAAATCAGAATCAGGGG from Costertonia aggregata harbors:
- the gldA gene encoding gliding motility-associated ABC transporter ATP-binding subunit GldA, coding for MSIFVKSISKSFGTQKALDAISFSINKGEIVGFLGPNGAGKSTLMKILTTYHQADEGEAKVNDFDVLTDTKNVRQSIGYLPEHNPLYLDMYVKEYLAFNADVYKVSKDKITEVIKKTGLQPEAHKKIGQLSKGYRQRVGLAAALLHDPDVLILDEPTTGLDPNQLLEIRKLIKGIGKEKTILLSTHIMKEVEAVCDRVLIINKGVLVADKKLSDLRDEEEQIIEVEFDYRVEEAFLNKLPHVTHVKNVTGFVYEITFNTTTDMRPAVFDFAHDNELKTLQLNKKNRNLESLFTELTS
- a CDS encoding bifunctional 3-deoxy-7-phosphoheptulonate synthase/chorismate mutase type II — translated: MENTREMRTWLDDMKLDHPLVIAGPCSAETEEQVLKIAHELKDTDVNYYRAGIWKPRTRPGNFEGVGALGLKWLQKVKQETGLKTATEVANRAHVELALEHDVDLLWIGARSTVSPFIMQELADALQGTDKIVLVKNPVNPDLALWLGGIERLHTAGIKKLGAIHRGFSTYEKTKYRNIPEWQLAIEFQNKFPDLPLINDPSHITGKRDMIFDVSQTALDLNFDGLMIETHFDPDNAWSDAAQQVTPAKLVQIMKDLRIRKETDEEAEYNSKLSNLRAQIDVIDSQLIDTMGKRMKISDSIGELKKQKNVAVLQSNRWNQILGAMILEGESKGLSEEFVLKMFKAIHQESINHQEKVINS
- a CDS encoding prephenate dehydrogenase, whose product is MNVFVIGIGLIGGSFAKDIKRLRQDVTIYGIDTNESHLDQAQALNLIDVKSDHSELNKADMVMVSIPVNALVSELPRILDAVHDDCIVFDGGSTKKLICRTLENHPKRRNFLACHPIAGTEFSGPSAAINGLYDGKTNIICEVEKTAFKLQEKALQLFKDMGMRIRYMNAEAHDKHIAYVSHLSHISSFMLGKTVIEKEKNERDIFDMAGSGFESTVRLAKSSPAMWTPIFEQNKDNVVETLEEYIQNLKEFKALLEQGDYEGIYKAMNDTNKIKGILNGIPLNKKYK
- a CDS encoding outer membrane beta-barrel family protein yields the protein MQKNSFLFLVLFCSLINAQTSFTITGRVLDNDNKMITVGDVLLLADKDNTLIKYTILNELGFKLEDIASGTYRIQISSLGFETYERNLIVDRNKGLSIKLEPSTTTLEEVAVIAAKPITTNKRGDLKIDVTNPVFSSIPDPMELLSRLPSLQVSADRESVSVLGKGAPLMYMGNQRISMEEFYAVAVDDISSIEIIRNPSAKYEANGRAVLLITRKINNIEGGKVNLSETLSFKRNFNKYSDINGSYKKGKVTLKANLAYNDLLQWESHQFEFAIPDANILSDYLILVDKNDRVEINSGGGLFYQINDTDYFSANVTHRLQDNNAIIDTDTFLRQGTNEDDIITETDNENIKDFISGNLNYQKKLSAKTNMFAGLQYSSYDQRLNTEIANNFNATEFVISELRKQRYRINVLAYRLDFDEALTQGLKWEFGANISDARANALTNNEFLETDAILDIDYDYSEKNIAGYSTLSGKISEKIDFSAGLRIENNVVQGEEEAEDIPLVNRKNTNLFPKANLTVALDSTKNITFNYAKSIDRPNYSNASSIQVFFNPFLEGEGNVNLLPTLTDELSVVYQFAKNSISIEYYKRKNPMYYTISYTAGDDRAVFSLKNLERESGIDINFTAPMTKGIWTSSNTVSISTKNIRDASATSTSIRPYLYLYTDHQFKLRKDTVISLGGWGLTKRSEGIFERNPMLVLNAAITKTFFDRLKCSLRFNDITKAMNFEERYSINGVNAEGVYFVDAQEVAFSMKYSFGKTKEPDYKNKNVDENLDRIR
- a CDS encoding prephenate dehydratase, which encodes MSLKIAIQGIRGSNHHQVAKDYFGEDIALVECLSFDSLVDHVLNRRADKGVMAIENSIAGSIIPNYALVYQNNLHIIGEHYLNIHHNLMVYKGQTMEDIEEVHSHPMALLQCKEFLKAHSHIKLVEAVDTAETAQRIQREKLHKIAAIAPKAAAQLYDLDIIASEIQTITNNSTRFIVVKTQNKELPKTEINKASLRFVTDHKRGSLATVLNVMSDCNLNLTKIQSLPIIETPWKYAFFVDITFDAYDSFEKAKSLLHIMTEDFRVLGEYKNARI
- a CDS encoding pyridoxal phosphate-dependent aminotransferase, which produces MITTADRLKTVEEYYFSKKLREVRGLIANGRPIINMGIGSPDLAPSEEIIQSIQDAVLENGAHQYQSYQGLPELRTAMSTFYLKKFGVHLDGANEILPLMGSKEGIMHISMAFLNPGDEVLIPNPGYPTYTSVTKLVGAVPRMYDLTEAGAWLPNLQALSEENLSKVKIMWISYPNMPTGATISDKAMGKLVNFAKKHSILLVNDNPYSFVLNNNPTSILQVPDAKDTALELNSLSKTFNMAGWRVGMVAGSAEHINSILKVKSNMDSGMFYGIQKGAITALKSSDEWFKKLDALYASRRSSLFKLVELLNCEYDPNAAGMFVWAKLPKGSKAAEDFIDEVLYDKDIFIAPGTIFGSNGEGYIRFSLCVTEEKIKEAISRF
- the rsgA gene encoding ribosome small subunit-dependent GTPase A; this encodes MIGTVYKSTGSWYNVKTDKGVFYECRIKGKLRIKGIKSTNPVAVGDVVVFELENTGDETLGVISDIVDRKNYIIRKSVNLSKQTHIIAANLDQVFLLVTLNNPVTYSIFIDRFLVTAEAYHIPAVLLFNKIDVYNDDELTEIKYLAALYRKIGYTCIGISAKTGKNVNKVKELMLKKTSMFAGHSGVGKSTLINAIDPNLTLKTAEISQQHLQGQHTTTFAEMFDLDFDGRIIDTPGIKGFGIVDMQPSEIGDYFPEFFELKEHCKFNNCMHLDEPKCAVKDALEDNKVSWSRYRSYVQMITGEDENYRIDLYGEKK
- a CDS encoding head GIN domain-containing protein, with translation MKKAIVFFITILAVNVNAQRIVDKEVGNFNEVKVFDLVEVNLIKSDENRILIKGENVDDIKFVNKNGVLKLRMELEKKFTGEDTFIEVYYTQLDIIDANEGAQITCNALMEQDYIELRAQEGARIKAGLNVDNVDMRAVTGGILEVSGLAKRQNIVLNTGGIFEGRDLKSAVSSVKITAAGEAEVHASDKIDIKVKAGGDVYVYGNPKEVNKRTFAGGRIYMKD
- the dtd gene encoding D-aminoacyl-tRNA deacylase, with translation MRAVIQRVARASVKVDSEVISQMGEGVLVLLGIEASDDPEDVEWLSKKIVNLRIFDDGEGLMNESLLNTGGDIIVVSQFTLHAATKKGNRPSYIKAAKPHIAVPLYEAFIKQVETDLGKKVGTGIFGADMKVDLLNDGPVTILIDTKNKE